From Mycolicibacterium cosmeticum, a single genomic window includes:
- a CDS encoding alpha-keto acid decarboxylase family protein yields the protein MTDTDYTVGDYLLDRLAELGATEVFGVPGDFNLEFLDHVLAHDTIRWVGGANELNAGYTADGYGRLRGIAALVTTFGVGELSAANAVAGSFAEHVPVVHIVGAPSKDAQAARRVVHHSLGDGDFEHFFRMAREITCAQASLIPATATREIDRVLSEVREQKRPGYLLLATDVARFPVDPPSAPLPTYGGGTSPRALALFTAAARRLIGEHQVTVLADLLVHRLGAVDKLADLLAADTVPYATLMWGKSLLDESSPNYLGIYAGAASAEPVRRAVEEAPVLVTAGVQFTDMVSGFFSQQIDPARTIDVGPVQATVAGQVFAPIDIDAALEALTGILTDRGVSFPAVADPVAPARDAAPAPDTALTQKMLWDRVSDALTPGNVVLADQGTSFYGMAAHRLPAGVTFIGQPLWGSIGYTLPAALGAALAHRDRRIVLLIGDGAAQLTVQEIGVMAREGIAPVIIVVNNDGYTVERAIHGPAAYYNDIVTWRWQELPAALGVPDALTAHASTVGELDAALAAAAENRDRMAVIEVVVDRADVPPLLAELARAAAAANAAG from the coding sequence ATGACCGATACCGACTACACCGTTGGCGACTATCTGCTGGACCGGCTGGCCGAGCTGGGCGCGACCGAGGTGTTCGGGGTGCCAGGCGATTTCAATCTGGAGTTCCTGGACCACGTGCTCGCGCACGACACCATCCGCTGGGTGGGCGGGGCCAACGAGCTCAATGCCGGCTACACCGCCGACGGCTACGGCCGGTTGCGGGGAATCGCCGCGCTGGTCACCACTTTCGGCGTGGGCGAGCTGTCGGCGGCGAACGCCGTCGCCGGCAGTTTTGCCGAGCACGTGCCGGTGGTGCACATCGTGGGCGCACCGTCCAAGGACGCCCAGGCCGCCCGCCGGGTGGTCCACCACTCCCTCGGCGACGGCGATTTCGAGCACTTCTTCCGGATGGCCCGGGAAATCACCTGCGCCCAGGCCAGTCTGATCCCGGCCACCGCCACCCGGGAGATCGACCGGGTGCTCTCGGAGGTCCGCGAACAGAAGCGGCCCGGATATCTGCTGCTCGCCACCGATGTGGCCCGCTTTCCCGTCGACCCGCCGTCGGCGCCGTTGCCGACCTACGGCGGCGGTACCAGCCCGCGGGCCCTGGCCCTGTTCACCGCCGCGGCGCGGCGGCTCATCGGTGAGCATCAGGTGACGGTGCTGGCCGACCTGCTGGTGCACCGGCTCGGCGCCGTCGACAAACTGGCCGATCTGCTGGCCGCCGATACCGTGCCGTACGCGACGCTGATGTGGGGCAAGAGCCTGCTCGACGAGAGCTCGCCCAACTACCTGGGCATCTACGCCGGGGCGGCCAGCGCCGAGCCGGTGCGCCGCGCCGTCGAGGAGGCCCCGGTGCTGGTGACCGCCGGCGTGCAGTTCACCGATATGGTCAGCGGCTTCTTCTCCCAGCAGATCGACCCGGCCCGCACCATCGACGTCGGACCGGTGCAGGCCACCGTCGCCGGACAGGTGTTCGCCCCGATCGATATCGACGCCGCGCTCGAGGCGCTGACCGGCATCCTCACCGATCGGGGCGTCAGCTTTCCCGCCGTGGCCGACCCCGTCGCGCCGGCCCGCGACGCCGCCCCGGCCCCGGACACCGCGCTCACCCAGAAGATGTTGTGGGACCGGGTTTCTGACGCACTGACCCCGGGGAATGTGGTGCTGGCCGACCAGGGCACGTCGTTCTACGGGATGGCCGCGCACCGCCTGCCGGCCGGGGTGACGTTCATCGGGCAACCGCTGTGGGGGTCGATCGGCTACACCCTGCCTGCCGCGCTCGGCGCGGCGCTGGCGCACCGGGACCGACGGATCGTGCTGCTCATCGGCGACGGTGCCGCCCAGCTGACGGTGCAGGAGATCGGGGTGATGGCCCGCGAGGGTATCGCCCCGGTGATCATCGTCGTCAACAACGACGGCTACACGGTGGAGCGGGCCATTCACGGTCCCGCGGCCTACTACAACGACATCGTCACGTGGCGCTGGCAGGAGCTACCGGCGGCCCTCGGTGTGCCCGACGCCCTGACCGCCCACGCCAGCACGGTCGGTGAACTGGATGCCGCGCTGGCCGCGGCCGCCGAGAATCGGGACCGGATGGCGGTCATCGAGGTGGTCGTCGACCGGGCCGACGTGCCGCCGCTGTTGGCCGAGCTGGCGCGCGCGGCCGCAGCCGCCAACGCCGCCGGTTGA
- a CDS encoding helix-turn-helix domain-containing protein, producing MARSRRTKIPAEEKTRLVLAVLAGEMTGAEAARRCGVSSTQVTKWKHQFLEAGAERMQEVPSGPAGQAGNPEQRRLRHENEELKLALAEATVQLRIWQRGAAWADQVPSRTSKP from the coding sequence ATGGCGCGATCGCGACGAACGAAGATTCCTGCCGAGGAGAAGACCCGGTTGGTGCTGGCGGTGCTGGCCGGGGAGATGACCGGCGCAGAGGCAGCCCGTCGGTGCGGGGTGTCCTCGACCCAGGTGACCAAGTGGAAACATCAATTCCTCGAAGCCGGAGCCGAACGAATGCAAGAGGTCCCCAGCGGACCGGCGGGCCAGGCTGGCAACCCTGAACAACGTCGACTTCGTCATGAGAACGAGGAACTCAAACTCGCGTTGGCCGAAGCGACGGTGCAACTGCGAATCTGGCAGCGGGGAGCGGCCTGGGCTGATCAAGTCCCTTCCCGGACCTCGAAGCCCTAA
- a CDS encoding HNH endonuclease signature motif containing protein, with protein sequence MELIDALRDKTRSEAVAAAERLALIAAIVARHCDDEDDGIAHAVIDGWEYATADVCAACGLTKQAAAGQMRIAIALRDRLPKVGALLAAGEISAKIAAAITWRTRLVIHEDALALIDAALAGIAPTLGTLSQKNIEDSIDVWIEKFDPTAVSGARSAAQSRYLEFGGAEDPGGTTGVFGRLLATDAAILKARLTAIAATVCDADPRTKTQRLADALGVLAADPHADRLPCLCGDANCAAAGKDPRAASVIVHVLTDASPDASTDRGPAEPEPRPDPAPDGGSGGRKPELRTRSFPAAAANGSPGVLLGGGVLPAPLVSDLVAAGARVTTVSGVVDLPAEPGYRPSAKLTTWVRTRDLVCSFPGCNHAAHRCDLDHCVPWPAGATHPGNLSAKCRTHHLLKTFGGWDDCQHQDGTHTWTSPTGHTYTTVPLSRILFPDRPLDTPAPSSAPVTTAGDRGLAMPRRRRTRAQARAARINAARRLNRQAIDENAEPPPF encoded by the coding sequence GTGGAGCTGATCGATGCGTTGCGGGACAAGACGCGTTCGGAGGCGGTCGCGGCCGCCGAACGGCTGGCGCTGATCGCTGCCATCGTGGCCCGCCACTGCGATGACGAGGACGACGGTATCGCTCACGCCGTGATCGACGGATGGGAGTACGCCACCGCCGACGTCTGCGCGGCATGCGGATTGACCAAGCAGGCCGCAGCCGGGCAGATGCGCATCGCGATCGCCTTACGCGACCGGTTACCGAAAGTCGGGGCGTTGCTGGCCGCCGGCGAGATCTCGGCGAAAATCGCCGCCGCGATCACCTGGCGCACCCGCCTGGTGATCCACGAAGACGCCCTGGCTCTCATCGACGCCGCCCTGGCGGGCATCGCGCCCACGCTGGGAACGTTGTCGCAGAAGAACATCGAGGACAGCATCGACGTGTGGATCGAGAAATTCGATCCCACCGCGGTGTCGGGCGCCCGCAGTGCAGCCCAGTCGCGCTATCTGGAGTTCGGCGGCGCCGAGGACCCCGGCGGCACCACAGGAGTCTTCGGGCGGCTGCTGGCCACCGACGCCGCCATCCTGAAGGCCCGGCTCACCGCGATCGCGGCCACCGTTTGCGACGCCGATCCGCGTACGAAGACCCAGCGGCTGGCCGATGCGCTGGGCGTGCTGGCCGCCGATCCGCACGCCGACCGGCTGCCCTGTCTGTGCGGAGACGCGAACTGTGCTGCAGCGGGTAAGGATCCGCGCGCGGCATCGGTCATCGTGCATGTGCTCACCGACGCATCGCCGGATGCGAGCACGGATCGCGGCCCGGCCGAACCCGAACCTCGACCCGACCCGGCGCCCGACGGGGGGTCGGGCGGCCGGAAACCCGAACTGCGCACCCGTTCGTTCCCTGCGGCCGCGGCCAACGGCTCCCCGGGCGTGCTGCTCGGTGGTGGCGTGCTGCCCGCGCCGTTGGTGAGCGACCTCGTCGCCGCCGGCGCCCGCGTCACAACCGTCAGCGGCGTAGTCGACCTGCCCGCCGAACCCGGCTACCGGCCGTCGGCGAAACTCACCACCTGGGTCCGCACCCGAGACCTGGTGTGCAGCTTCCCAGGCTGCAACCATGCGGCCCACCGCTGCGACCTCGACCACTGTGTGCCCTGGCCGGCCGGCGCCACCCACCCCGGCAACCTCTCGGCCAAATGCCGCACCCACCACCTGCTCAAGACCTTCGGCGGCTGGGACGATTGCCAGCATCAGGACGGTACACACACCTGGACCAGCCCCACCGGCCACACCTACACCACTGTGCCGCTGAGCCGAATCCTGTTTCCCGACAGACCTCTTGACACCCCGGCACCGTCGTCCGCACCGGTCACCACCGCGGGCGACCGTGGGCTGGCCATGCCGCGGCGCCGGCGCACCCGGGCGCAGGCGCGCGCCGCGCGGATCAATGCCGCGCGCCGCCTCAACCGACAGGCGATCGACGAGAACGCCGAACCCCCGCCGTTTTGA
- a CDS encoding MFS transporter, translating into MKKVAFASFVGTAIEFYDFYIYGTAAALVFPKIFFPNLSPTMGTISSLATFAAAFLSRPVGAAVFGHFGDRLGRKKTLIATLLIMGISTFAVGLVPSAASIGILAPVILLTLRLCQGFAVGGEWAGSALLSAEYAPDEQRGKYGMFTQLGAGAGLATSNLVFLIANVTIGEKSPVFLDWGWRVPFLVSGLLVIVALYVRLSIDETPVFAAEQRRNAVPRAPLTELLRTQTPQVLLAAGCMVGIFTMSFLGGTYLLSYAATKIGHPRTLILTVGVLAGVALMTFTAISAVLCDRYGRRRIILAGFVVALPWAFLVMPMIDTGSPWLFALAIGGMFCIFGTSYGPIASFLPEIFATRYRYTGAGLAFNLAGIVGGAVPPLIAGVLVSDFGSWSVGALMAVFVVVSIASTVVLPETKGTPLADDPAEVAC; encoded by the coding sequence ATGAAGAAGGTGGCCTTCGCCAGCTTCGTCGGCACCGCCATCGAGTTCTACGACTTCTACATCTACGGCACGGCCGCCGCGCTGGTGTTCCCGAAGATCTTCTTCCCCAACCTGAGCCCGACGATGGGCACCATCTCCTCGCTGGCCACCTTCGCGGCCGCGTTCCTGTCCCGCCCGGTGGGCGCGGCGGTGTTCGGGCATTTCGGTGATCGGTTGGGACGGAAGAAGACTCTGATCGCCACCCTGCTGATCATGGGCATCTCCACCTTCGCCGTCGGGCTGGTGCCCAGCGCGGCCTCGATCGGGATACTGGCGCCGGTCATCCTGCTCACCCTGCGGCTGTGTCAGGGCTTCGCCGTCGGTGGTGAGTGGGCCGGGTCGGCGCTGCTGTCGGCCGAGTACGCCCCCGATGAGCAGCGCGGCAAATACGGCATGTTCACCCAGCTGGGTGCCGGTGCCGGGTTGGCCACCAGCAACCTGGTGTTCCTGATCGCCAACGTGACGATCGGGGAGAAGAGCCCGGTGTTCCTGGATTGGGGCTGGCGGGTGCCGTTCCTGGTGAGCGGGCTGCTGGTGATCGTCGCCCTGTACGTGCGGCTGAGTATCGACGAGACCCCGGTGTTCGCCGCGGAACAGCGCCGCAACGCCGTGCCCCGGGCACCGCTGACCGAGCTGCTGCGCACCCAGACACCGCAGGTGCTGCTCGCCGCGGGCTGCATGGTCGGCATCTTCACCATGAGCTTCCTCGGCGGCACCTACCTGCTCAGCTACGCCGCCACCAAGATCGGCCACCCGCGCACCCTCATCCTGACCGTCGGGGTGCTCGCCGGTGTCGCGCTGATGACGTTCACCGCCATCTCGGCGGTGCTGTGCGACCGGTACGGCCGGCGCCGGATCATCCTGGCCGGTTTCGTCGTCGCGCTGCCCTGGGCCTTCCTGGTGATGCCGATGATCGACACCGGTTCGCCGTGGCTGTTCGCGCTGGCGATCGGCGGCATGTTCTGCATCTTCGGCACGTCCTACGGACCCATCGCCTCGTTCCTGCCGGAGATCTTCGCCACCCGCTACCGCTACACCGGTGCCGGGCTGGCCTTCAACCTGGCCGGCATCGTCGGTGGCGCGGTGCCGCCGCTGATCGCCGGGGTGCTGGTCAGCGATTTCGGCAGCTGGTCGGTGGGGGCGCTGATGGCGGTCTTCGTGGTGGTCAGCATCGCCTCGACCGTGGTGCTGCCGGAGACGAAGGGCACACCACTGGCCGACGACCCGGCCGAGGTGGCCTGCTAA
- a CDS encoding FAD-dependent monooxygenase encodes MTTVLISGAGIAGPALAHWLSRTGYRVVVVETAPGIRSGGQTVDLRGAGHDVTAQMGLLDAVTAKALDQRGAAWVRADGSRRAEMPVTAFHGNGLVSKLEILRGDLVEVLYRATEASTEYRFGTRITAIDGSTVTLSDGSTVTADLIVGADGPHSAVRRLVFGPEDQFTTLLGGYHAWFSAPDTAGLDGWFLLYQEPGLNASMRPSHDPAVAKAGLAFRSGPVDYDRRDTGAQIELLRRQFADAQWHCPQLLAAAADADDFHFDAFLQVHMDSFTRGNVALVGDAGYCASPLSGMGTSLALVGAYVLAGELGPADSFAAEALPDALTRYETVLRPYIERCQTLANGIDGYLPKTNGDIVVTAQVMKWMQRWPFRPIAERKWFTTADSIALPHYPRG; translated from the coding sequence GTGACGACGGTCCTGATCAGCGGCGCGGGGATCGCCGGGCCCGCGTTGGCGCATTGGCTGTCGCGCACCGGCTACCGCGTCGTGGTGGTGGAGACGGCGCCGGGTATCCGGTCCGGCGGGCAGACCGTCGACCTGCGGGGCGCGGGCCACGACGTGACCGCCCAGATGGGCCTGCTGGACGCGGTCACGGCCAAGGCGCTGGACCAGCGCGGGGCGGCCTGGGTGCGTGCCGACGGTTCGCGCCGGGCCGAGATGCCGGTGACGGCGTTCCATGGCAACGGCCTGGTCTCCAAGCTGGAGATCCTGCGCGGCGACCTGGTCGAGGTGCTGTACCGGGCCACCGAGGCGAGCACCGAATACCGGTTCGGCACCCGCATCACCGCCATCGACGGCTCGACCGTCACGCTCAGCGACGGCAGCACCGTCACCGCCGACCTGATCGTCGGTGCCGACGGACCGCATTCGGCCGTGCGGCGCCTGGTGTTCGGGCCCGAGGACCAGTTCACCACCCTGCTGGGCGGATACCATGCGTGGTTCAGCGCGCCGGACACCGCCGGGCTGGACGGCTGGTTCCTGCTGTACCAGGAGCCGGGCCTGAATGCCTCGATGCGGCCGTCGCACGACCCGGCGGTGGCCAAGGCGGGCTTGGCGTTCCGGTCCGGTCCCGTCGACTACGACCGGCGTGACACGGGTGCCCAGATCGAGCTGCTGCGCCGGCAATTCGCCGACGCGCAATGGCACTGCCCGCAGTTGCTGGCCGCCGCGGCCGACGCCGACGATTTCCACTTCGACGCGTTCCTGCAGGTGCACATGGACTCGTTTACCCGGGGCAATGTCGCGCTGGTGGGTGACGCCGGGTATTGCGCGTCTCCGCTGTCCGGGATGGGAACCAGCCTGGCCCTGGTGGGGGCGTACGTGCTGGCCGGCGAACTCGGTCCGGCGGATTCCTTTGCCGCCGAAGCGCTTCCGGATGCCCTGACCCGGTATGAGACGGTGCTGCGCCCGTATATCGAGCGCTGCCAGACCCTGGCCAACGGGATCGACGGCTACCTGCCGAAGACCAACGGCGATATCGTCGTGACCGCACAGGTGATGAAGTGGATGCAGCGCTGGCCGTTTCGCCCGATCGCCGAGCGCAAGTGGTTCACCACCGCGGACTCGATCGCGCTGCCGCACTACCCTCGCGGGTGA
- a CDS encoding serine hydrolase domain-containing protein — MSLDANRASITEAIDSGLLAGAVTLVWHAGEVVQVNELGHRDVAAGLPMQRDTVFRIASMSKPVTVAAAMTLVEEGTFTLRDEIAPWIPELAGVRVLAQPGGPVDVTVPLRRPITFEDLMTHRSGLAYPFSVTGPLARAYSRLSHRQNEDRWLAELAQLPLAHQPGERVTYSHGTDVLGIAIGRMTGKPLHQVLSERIFDPLGMRDTGFALTLVQRRRMATMYALTEGGLRDDVMGPPALTPPEFCAGGAGLMSTADDYLQFARMLLGDGAVDGVRVLSEESVRLMRTDRLTAEQKQQNFLGGPFWIGRGFGLSMSVVTDPDQSRQFFGPGGLGTFGWPGAFGTWWQADPANDVILLYLIQNYPDLSADAAAVRGNTSVAKLQSAQPKFVRRTYQELGL; from the coding sequence GTGAGTCTCGACGCGAACCGCGCCTCCATCACCGAGGCCATCGACTCCGGGTTGCTGGCCGGGGCGGTCACCCTGGTCTGGCACGCCGGTGAGGTGGTCCAGGTCAACGAACTGGGCCATCGTGACGTGGCGGCCGGGCTGCCGATGCAGCGCGACACCGTGTTCCGGATCGCGTCGATGAGCAAGCCGGTGACCGTCGCGGCCGCGATGACCCTGGTGGAGGAGGGCACGTTCACGCTGCGCGACGAGATCGCGCCGTGGATACCCGAACTCGCCGGGGTGCGGGTGCTGGCCCAGCCGGGCGGACCGGTGGACGTCACGGTGCCACTGCGCCGGCCCATCACGTTCGAGGACCTGATGACGCACCGGTCCGGACTGGCCTACCCGTTCTCGGTGACCGGCCCGCTGGCACGCGCCTATTCGCGGCTGTCGCATCGGCAGAACGAGGACCGCTGGCTGGCCGAACTGGCACAGCTTCCACTGGCCCACCAGCCCGGCGAGCGGGTGACCTACAGTCACGGCACCGACGTGCTGGGCATCGCCATCGGCCGGATGACCGGAAAGCCGTTGCATCAGGTGCTCTCCGAGCGGATCTTCGATCCGTTGGGCATGCGTGACACCGGGTTTGCGCTCACCCTGGTGCAGCGTCGACGGATGGCCACCATGTACGCCCTGACAGAAGGGGGCCTCCGCGACGACGTGATGGGTCCGCCGGCGCTCACCCCGCCCGAGTTCTGCGCGGGCGGCGCCGGCCTGATGTCGACCGCCGACGACTACCTTCAGTTCGCCCGGATGCTGCTGGGCGACGGCGCCGTCGACGGTGTTCGAGTGCTGTCGGAGGAGTCGGTCCGGTTGATGCGCACCGACCGGCTGACCGCCGAACAGAAACAGCAGAACTTCCTCGGCGGACCGTTCTGGATCGGCCGCGGATTCGGCCTGAGCATGTCGGTGGTGACGGATCCGGACCAGTCGCGGCAGTTCTTCGGTCCGGGTGGGCTGGGCACCTTCGGCTGGCCGGGGGCCTTCGGCACCTGGTGGCAGGCCGATCCGGCCAATGACGTGATCCTGCTGTACCTGATCCAGAACTATCCCGATCTGAGCGCCGACGCCGCGGCCGTCCGCGGGAACACGTCGGTCGCGAAACTGCAGTCGGCCCAACCGAAATTCGTCCGCCGGACCTACCAGGAACTCGGATTGTGA
- the pyrR gene encoding bifunctional pyr operon transcriptional regulator/uracil phosphoribosyltransferase PyrR, translated as MGTADAAHADRELMSAADVSRTVSRIAHQIIEKTALDAPDAPRVVLLGIPTRGVLLANRLAEKVREFAEVDLAHGALDITLYRDDLNIKPPRPLEVTSIPSGGIDGALVILVDDVLYSGRSVRSALDALRDIGRPRAVQLAVLVDRGHRELPIRADYVGKNVPTSRSENVKVRLQESDGYDGVKIAPYGGPAR; from the coding sequence GTGGGCACCGCTGATGCCGCACACGCCGACCGGGAATTGATGTCCGCCGCCGATGTGAGCCGGACCGTTTCCCGCATCGCGCACCAGATCATCGAAAAGACCGCGCTGGACGCGCCCGACGCGCCGCGCGTGGTGCTGCTCGGCATCCCCACCCGTGGTGTCCTGCTGGCCAACCGGCTGGCCGAGAAGGTCCGCGAGTTCGCGGAGGTCGACCTGGCCCACGGCGCGCTGGACATCACGCTGTACCGCGACGACCTGAACATCAAACCGCCGCGGCCGCTGGAGGTCACCTCGATCCCGTCCGGCGGCATCGACGGTGCGCTGGTGATCCTGGTCGACGACGTGCTCTACTCCGGCCGTTCGGTCCGCTCGGCCTTGGACGCGCTGCGCGATATCGGCAGGCCCCGCGCCGTGCAGCTGGCGGTGCTGGTCGACCGTGGCCACCGCGAGCTGCCGATCCGGGCCGACTACGTCGGCAAGAACGTCCCGACGTCGCGCAGCGAGAACGTCAAGGTGCGCCTGCAGGAGAGCGACG
- a CDS encoding integrase core domain-containing protein, with translation MVDRIEALAAKYAETWPAWGYRKIAALMRADGHEVTNSSVQRALRRRGLLLPQGFRADRKSWAVLRRKVFQDPPTERNRVWQTDFSEFETACGGIWRISAVVDYVAKYCLAITVTPTSRGSDAVRCLQLAIEEAQRILGLDDLRNDRGLMDILDADDTVIGQAPAPIAVVSDNGPCYRGKAFQALFADHDDPLLRHVRTRIKSPQTNGVIERFFGSLKYEHLYRGYIGDGDALDMEVHRFWIIYNTIRPHQTLGDRTPQHVYLNQPTHQNLPNT, from the coding sequence GTGGTCGATCGTATCGAAGCTCTGGCCGCCAAATACGCCGAAACCTGGCCAGCATGGGGCTACCGCAAGATCGCCGCGTTGATGCGTGCAGACGGGCACGAGGTCACCAACTCCTCGGTGCAACGCGCGCTGCGACGCCGAGGACTGCTACTGCCCCAAGGATTTCGAGCCGACCGCAAGTCCTGGGCGGTACTGCGACGCAAAGTCTTCCAAGACCCGCCCACTGAACGTAACCGGGTTTGGCAGACCGACTTCTCCGAGTTCGAAACCGCCTGCGGAGGTATCTGGCGCATCAGCGCGGTCGTGGACTACGTCGCCAAATACTGCCTGGCCATCACCGTCACCCCCACCAGTCGCGGCTCCGACGCGGTGCGCTGTCTGCAGTTGGCGATCGAAGAAGCCCAACGCATCCTCGGGCTCGACGATCTGCGTAATGACCGCGGCCTGATGGACATTCTCGACGCCGACGACACCGTCATCGGCCAGGCACCCGCTCCGATCGCCGTGGTCTCCGACAACGGACCCTGCTATCGCGGCAAGGCCTTCCAAGCATTGTTCGCCGACCACGACGACCCGCTGCTGCGTCACGTCCGAACCCGGATCAAGTCACCACAAACCAACGGGGTCATCGAACGATTCTTCGGCTCACTGAAATACGAACACCTCTACCGCGGCTACATCGGCGACGGTGACGCCCTCGACATGGAAGTCCACCGATTCTGGATCATCTACAACACCATCCGGCCACACCAAACTCTCGGCGACCGCACACCCCAACACGTCTACCTAAACCAACCCACCCACCAAAACCTGCCAAATACTTGA